Proteins from one Paenibacillus amylolyticus genomic window:
- a CDS encoding collagen binding domain-containing protein has product MRKKVSIVIIALLLVTQMMQGWIFTPTMHAQDELTNLPASAMSDTAVEDGSAGSGEVTEDPAIPEEDEDVSTPEDQDASTPEDQEENTMHLLGAAAGPVITDQLITSVQMYNQAPQDNGNGTIEIRGDKIEDIRPRIQDEVAVVFTWGLANDTHNYSDGSTYTFHLPDKFIIGSQLKGDLDGGVGEYVVNPDGTIMFTFNELIEHAQLEGNFYVWIKFDESKMDDGLKQQIDFSSVGQGIIDVHFANTAIDKLKKSGSANKNNFNSDEIKWTVDFNQGEKALKNAVLTDTFPANLELKGNIEIRELEVQLNGSVKEGPVVQTEPQFPIQLGDTDKAYRVTYTTSVKAPTTAPFTNVEYQNQVALTTDQSEHNETDIGRVRVSFNEPLNKSGQDSAYDPVTQTITWKVQYNYNQQEIMQANAWIEDRFDTAKQQLINNSVNVYQVDINASGAASNRTLINANEYTLEALNTGFDDGFRLHFKNDINKAYEIEYATQSIHRVYTNDTVTNTVNMYDGTSKTGRKDIQEVIFAKSVKSENFNTKEIEWQLVLNRDLQDMTDIVITDNYEGRHMKLIPGSLKISGVNKDDFELIPDPADPTYEKGFSVRLKDGVTINTQHVITYTTSFDPTAGMPTDNEYRNSAKIDWEESNVAQTAITKSAMVKPQEYTIQNGNKKGEYSAKDKTITWTIDVNYNLFDIQEAILKDAYTGNQSFVDGSLKVHELVLQGEIMLPQSVARLH; this is encoded by the coding sequence ATGAGGAAAAAAGTGAGCATAGTGATCATTGCTTTATTGCTGGTCACGCAAATGATGCAGGGTTGGATATTTACACCAACGATGCATGCTCAGGATGAATTAACTAATTTGCCAGCCAGTGCAATGAGTGATACAGCGGTAGAAGATGGTTCGGCAGGTTCGGGAGAAGTGACAGAAGATCCTGCCATTCCGGAAGAAGATGAGGATGTCAGTACTCCGGAAGATCAGGATGCCAGTACTCCAGAAGATCAGGAGGAAAATACGATGCATCTGCTTGGTGCAGCTGCAGGTCCGGTCATTACAGATCAGTTGATTACCAGTGTGCAGATGTACAATCAGGCACCGCAAGACAATGGAAATGGAACGATTGAAATCAGAGGCGATAAAATTGAGGATATTCGTCCACGCATTCAGGATGAGGTGGCTGTTGTCTTTACATGGGGACTTGCAAATGACACCCACAACTACAGCGATGGTTCCACGTACACCTTCCATTTGCCCGATAAATTCATCATAGGATCACAGCTTAAAGGCGATCTGGATGGCGGTGTTGGGGAGTATGTGGTGAATCCAGATGGCACAATCATGTTTACCTTTAATGAACTGATTGAGCATGCGCAGCTGGAAGGCAACTTCTATGTGTGGATTAAGTTCGATGAGAGCAAGATGGACGATGGCTTGAAACAACAGATAGATTTTAGTTCCGTGGGACAGGGCATCATTGATGTGCATTTTGCCAACACAGCCATAGATAAGTTGAAGAAATCGGGAAGCGCGAACAAAAACAACTTCAACTCAGATGAAATTAAGTGGACCGTAGACTTTAACCAGGGTGAGAAGGCATTGAAAAATGCGGTCCTTACAGATACTTTTCCAGCAAATCTGGAACTCAAGGGAAATATCGAAATTCGTGAATTGGAAGTGCAATTGAATGGATCTGTAAAAGAAGGTCCGGTAGTTCAAACGGAACCACAGTTTCCCATTCAATTGGGAGACACCGATAAGGCCTATCGTGTAACCTATACAACGAGTGTTAAAGCACCAACGACTGCTCCGTTCACCAATGTGGAGTACCAAAACCAGGTGGCGCTTACAACGGATCAAAGCGAGCATAACGAGACGGATATTGGCCGAGTTCGTGTGAGTTTTAACGAGCCTTTGAACAAGTCAGGCCAAGATAGTGCGTATGATCCGGTGACACAGACGATCACATGGAAAGTGCAATATAACTACAATCAGCAGGAAATCATGCAAGCGAATGCATGGATTGAAGACCGTTTTGATACAGCCAAACAGCAACTAATCAACAATTCCGTCAACGTGTACCAAGTGGACATTAATGCAAGCGGAGCGGCTTCGAATCGGACGTTAATCAATGCAAATGAGTACACACTTGAAGCGCTGAATACAGGATTTGATGACGGCTTCAGATTGCATTTTAAGAACGACATTAACAAGGCCTATGAGATCGAATATGCTACACAATCCATTCATCGTGTTTATACGAATGACACCGTTACGAACACAGTGAACATGTATGATGGCACTTCAAAAACAGGCCGGAAAGACATTCAGGAAGTCATTTTTGCAAAAAGTGTAAAAAGTGAAAACTTCAATACCAAAGAAATCGAGTGGCAGCTGGTTCTGAACCGTGATTTGCAGGACATGACGGATATCGTCATAACCGACAATTACGAAGGCAGACACATGAAACTGATTCCGGGTAGTCTTAAGATTAGTGGTGTTAACAAGGACGACTTTGAACTGATTCCAGACCCGGCTGATCCAACGTATGAAAAAGGATTCTCCGTTCGTCTGAAGGACGGCGTTACCATTAACACGCAACATGTCATTACCTATACAACGAGCTTTGACCCGACGGCAGGTATGCCAACCGATAATGAATATCGCAACTCGGCCAAGATCGATTGGGAAGAGTCCAATGTAGCACAAACAGCGATTACCAAATCGGCTATGGTCAAACCACAGGAGTACACCATTCAAAATGGTAACAAGAAGGGTGAATACAGCGCCAAAGACAAAACGATCACCTGGACCATTGATGTAAACTACAACTTGTTCGATATTCAGGAAGCCATCCTCAAGGATGCTTACACGGGTAACC